The following proteins are co-located in the Manduca sexta isolate Smith_Timp_Sample1 unplaced genomic scaffold, JHU_Msex_v1.0 HiC_scaffold_63, whole genome shotgun sequence genome:
- the LOC115454266 gene encoding tubulin beta chain translates to MAATFVGNSTAIQEIFKRISEQFTVMFRRKAFLHWYTGEGMDEMEFTEAESNMNDLVSEYQQYEEVGVDDGEFEEQEEMPGEEYAEEE, encoded by the exons ATGGCCGCCACGTTCGTGGGCAACTCGACCGCCATACAGGAGATATTCAAACGGATTTCGGAACAATTCACCGTTATGTTTAGAAGGAAG GCCTTCCTCCACTGGTACACGGGGGAGGGAATGGACGAGATGGAATTCACAGAAGCGGAGAGTAACATGAACGACTTAGTTTCAGAGTATCAGCAGTATGAG gAAGTTGGAGTGGATGATGGGGAATTTGAGGAACAAGAAGAAATGCCCGGAGAAGAATATGCCGaagaagaataa
- the LOC119193519 gene encoding LOW QUALITY PROTEIN: RNA-binding protein 48-like (The sequence of the model RefSeq protein was modified relative to this genomic sequence to represent the inferred CDS: inserted 1 base in 1 codon) — MSSQNEEKKILMPHHVQQPLCTTRLAYRQGRIFTAVKVYTINDESTHLLIFGVPXLNLRQETKSLCSKFGRVLQLHLAPKYPTEPFTETYHVLFEKIQCARIAKKMLDGQKQ; from the exons ATGTCATCTCAAAATGAggaaaaaaagatattaatgCCGCACCACGTTCAGCAACCTCTATGTACGACAAGACTGGCGTACAGACAAGGAAGAATATTCACAGCTGTGAAA GTATATACCATAAATGATGAGTCAACCCATCTGCTAATCTTCGGTGTTC CGCTGAACCTTCGGCAAGAAACAAAATCCCTCTGCAGTAAGTTCGGAAGAGTATTACAATTGCATCTCGCACCAAAATATCCTACAGAACCTTTTACAGAAACTTATCATGTGCTGTTTGAGAAAATACAATGTGCAAGAATTGCCAAGAAGATGCTGGATggacaaaaacaataa
- the LOC115453669 gene encoding zinc finger protein ZPR1: MCTVEQQPVFRDLTAEDQDPEVTEIESLCINCHANGTTRLLLTRIPYYKNVVIMSFSCEECGYENNEIQPGGAIAELGVRWKLRVEKQVDLNRQVVKSDNTSVKIPELDFEIPAQSQKGEVTTVEGIISRAIAGLTQDQEARREQHPEAAQQIDTFVSKLQVLRELERPWTLLLEDISGNCFIENSEAPRRDPRCDREDFRRTREQNHELGIFMHDEVQDEPITSPASLISPSLASDSLLTPADPSEGQLDMLNATEVMQFRTNCPDCNAPADTNMKITNIPHFKEVVIMATICEYCGHRTNEVKSGGGIEEKGVRFEVKVAEKADFSRDILKSETCTMLIPELDLEVGGRALGGRFTTAEGLLRATADQLAQAPGVVGDAPGVNPDGLKEFLERLDDVLECKRPITIVLDDPAGNSYVQSLADDPLTPDEGLKITRYDRTYEQNEELGLNDMKVEGYEES; the protein is encoded by the exons atgtgCACCGTAGAACAGCAGCCTGTCTTCAGGGACTTAACGGCGGAGGACCAAGACCCAGAGGTCACGGAAATAGAGTCGCTCTGCATCAACTGCCACGCTAAT GGAACCACACGACTGCTACTCACCAGGATTCCGTACTACAAGAATGTCGTCATCATGTCCTTCTCTTGCGAGGAGTGCGGGTATGAGAACAACGAGATACAGCCAGGCGGAGCCATCGCCGAGCTCGGAGTCAG gtGGAAGCTGCGCGTGGAGAAACAGGTGGACCTCAACCGACAGGTGGTGAAGAGTGACAACACAAGTGTCAAGATACCGGAGCTCGACTTCGAGATACCTGCGCAGAGCCAGAAGGGAG AAGTGACCACGGTAGAAGGGATAATCTCTCGAGCAATCGCTGGTCTCACGCAAGACCAGGAGGCGCGGAGGGAACAGCATCCCGAAGCGGCGCAGCAAATAGACACGTTTGTGAGCAAGCTGCAAGTTCTGAGGGAGTTGGAGAGGCCATGGACGCTGCTCTTGGAGGATATCAGCG GCAACTGCTTCATCGAGAACAGTgaggcgccgcgccgcgacCCGCGCTGCGACCGCGAGGACTTCAGGAGGACCAGGGAGCAGAACCACGAGCTCGGGATATTCATGCACGATGAG GTGCAAGACGAGCCCATAACATCGCCAGCGTCTCTCATCTCCCCCTCGCTGGCCTCGGACTCTCTGCTCACTCCCGCCGACCCCTCAGAGGGTCAGCTGGATATGCTCAATGCGACCGAGGTGATGCAGTTCAGGACCAACTGCCCGGACTGCAACGCGCCCGCCGACACCAACATGAAGATCACAA ACATCCCGCATTTCAAGGAAGTGGTCATTATGGCGACGATCTGCGAGTATTGTGGACACAGAACCAATGAG GTGAAGTCTGGTGGTGGAATTGAGGAGAAAGGGGTCAGGTTTGAAGTGAAAGTGGCCGAAAAGGCCGACTTCTCCAGGGACATACTGAAG TCGGAGACTTGCACGATGCTCATTCCCGAGCTGGACTTGGAGGTGGGCGGTCGCGCGCTGGGCGGCCGCTTCACCACCGCCGAGGGGCTCCTGCGCGCCACCGCCGACCAGCTCGCGCAGGCGCCGGGGGTCGTGGGCGACGCGCCCGGGGTCAACCCCGACGGACTCAAGGA ATTCCTGGAACGTCTCGACGACGTGTTGGAGTGCAAGCGTCCCATCACCATAGTCCTGGACGATCCCGCGGGTAACAGCTACGTGCAGAGCCTGGCCGACGATCCTCTCACACCTGACGAAG GTCTGAAAATCACCAGATACGACAGGACGTATGAACAGAATGAAGAGTTGGGGCTGAACGACATGAAAGTGGAAGGCTATGAAGAGAGCTAG